ACATATAATTTTGTCCTAATTTTACACTTATATGCTATCACGAACATGAATTCATTCACCTCTTAATCAGGATCTTACCTTCTTTGatatgtaaataataattttttaattttttttagattctGGAAGGCGTGGTTTTGGAAATCAATCTCGACGACCTTGGCAGAACTCTGAGCATGATGGTCTTCTTGGTAGTGGTTCTTTTCCAAGACCCTCTTCATTTACGGGTGGCACCTCTGGTCCAAAGGGCTCCACAAATGAACAACATCATCTTAATAGGAGTAACGAGGCATATCAGCCACCCCGTCCTTTCAAGGTCAAAATTTCTACGTTTGACTTGCCCACGTCTGTGGTTTGGATCATTATAAATTTCCTTCCAATTGAacacctctctctctctgtgTGTGTATATTTATGCACACACTAATGTCTATAGTTACTTTTTTGTTCAGGCCGTGCCACACACCCGTCCGAACACCCATGACTCGTTCAATGATGAAACATTTGGTTCCAGTGAGTCTACAAGTCAGGACAGAgcagaagaagaaagaaagagaagagGTACACCCTGAACCCTAATTTTTCATTCTGTTATTGGGGTAGATCTCCAATTTTTGAAttgtgatttttgatttttcatgtaGCTTCTTTTGAGTTGATGAGGAAGGAACAGCAAAAAGTGCTACAAGAAAAACAGAAATCAAGTGCAAATAAGCTTAAAAGTGACGACTTTAGCGACCTCATCTTAGAGGAGATCAAGGAAGAAGTGCTTGAATTGAATTCTGCAGTTCAATCTGTTCCGAAGGATGATCCTGGGAAATCATCAATTCTGTTGCAGTCTTCCAAACCCCGACCACTTGTACCACCGGGATTTAAAAGCACAATTTTGGAGAAGAGTTCAACCACAAAACCAATCTCTTTTACTGACAAAGAGGTATATATCTTAAGCTAATGTGATCGCTATGAACAGAATAGCTTTCTCTCTGGTTATATAGTTCATTCATTTatcaaatttataatttgaaTCCAACATCATTTTACTGACAAAGGTTAACTCGTATCAAATAACTTTGAGCATCTTACCACCTTTTtacgtatgttttttttttcatatatttttttagcagAATCCTAAACCTGGAATAGAGGAAATCCATTTGCTTGCCAAGGGCAACCACACTCAAAATGGAACTCTAGATAACCAGGTTATGGGAATATCTGGTTTTCCAGATGCCCACGAAGCTGTCGATGGTGAAGTTTTTCAACTTATGGCGAATAAAATTACTGAAAATAAAATTCTCAGCAACTCCGGTCAGGAAAGTACAACATCCATCCTTGGGAAATTTTTTGGCAGCGGTCCGACAATTAAAGATGGTGGTTCTACAGGTCTTCTTGAGGTAAATGCTCATAAAATAagttgtttgtttgtttctgaattaaaaaatatatgaacttTGAACTCATGAATCTGCTTTTTCTCTTGCAGCAGAAGAGTAAGTCAGACGATCCTTTGAGTCCCCACAATGTTCAATCTTCTAGATTTGCTCAGTGGTTTAATGAGGATGGTATACTGATTTGTATCGCTGATAATTTGTTACTAATTTATCTGTCTTTGTGCTTCATAAGTACTAAATGTCCCATTTTCTTGATTATTCTTTTTGCAGAAAAGAAACCACTGAATGATATCTCATCTAACAGACCCAATGACTTGCTTTCATTGATTGGTGGTGGCGACAAAGGTATCATATCTACTGACCCAATTGCACCAGAATTATCCTACCAGGGATTTGGAATTGCCAAGACGCCCTCAGACTCCATCCATTTGTACAACAATTTTAGGCAAGAGCCTGCACCTCCAGTTGCTGCAGTGCTTACTTGTGAAGACCTTGAACAGACTATATTGTCAGAATATAGTGAAAAAAGTTTGAGTTCGCAGCCACCAGTTACCAATTGGAATGTATCTGGCCAAGAAAACGTGGATGCTAGAGTAGTCGACAATCGTGCAACCAATCACTTGCTGTCATTGTTACAGAAAGGAACTAGCGTTGATGATACCTCCAATACAAATGTTGAGTCATTGGAGGACCATCATCACAAGTTAAAAGACGCTAATCAGGAAGGTAGTTTGAGTCAGAATCTATCACTTGAAGCACTTTTTGGGACTGCTTTCATGAAAGAGCTGCAGTCAGCTCAAGCACCTGTTTCTGCCCAGAGGGGCTCGGCTGGGTCTGCTAGAATTGATATGTTTGAGTCTCGTGAGCTATCTGTCCCGGTGATGAATGGCCCTTTGTCTTCTAGTGTGGATGGAATAGGACCTAACATGAAACTGCCTACCAGACCAGAAGAAGGTGAAAGCTGgttaaactttgatggtcaacGTGCCGATGCTGACCCGTTAGAGATCCAAAGGGGATTGCCCAGATTGGGTAAGCAAACCGTTGGGATGGGTGAAATCCAGCTGCCTGAAGAGGAAAGCTTGATTGCGGTTGCTGATCCTGCAAATACCTATAACCAAAATATAGGCAAATTGTTACCTTCGGATGTGGCATTTGATATATCAGAGAAACTGGCGGCCCTTAATTCTGGTTTTAGAGGTGGTCAGGAAGGTAGTCGCTTTGTTCGTGGGCCCTATGATATATTGGACCCTGAAAGACAATTTAATAGTAATCTTCATGGCCAGGCTTCATCTCCTCAAATGCATGCAGCCCAGATGAATCATAATAGGCGGCCAATGTTTCACCCTATAGATCCTATGAATTCCCAGATGAGATATCCCGAGCATCTTAATCAACAATTTCCAACTCGTCCTTTTCAGCACCCAGATGCTAGGGTAACTGGTTTTGATGTTCCTGTTCATCCTCAAATGTTGCCTCCTCAAATGCGGATGCAAGGAAATTTTCCGCCAAATCAATTGCTGCATGATCTTTCTAGACCATTGCATCCTAACAATCAGACATCCAATTTTATGCCAGATAGGGAAGCAATGCATGGATTTCCATTCGCTCATCAACAGACCAACATTGGGGGGCTCGGTATGCCATTACCTGGTATATTCCCCTAAAACTTTATGTATCTAACAAATTAGTTTTTTCAGAAGCTGTTCTACACTTCCTGAATTTGACCTAATACtgcattcaaatatatattatagtcCAACTTGGCAACGCAGTATAATAGGTCTTCTAATTCGTTGAGAGGTCTATCTAAAAGATTTGCAATGTAACTAGGAAGGCGTTTTAAATATCACACATGCATTACGTTAAAATCAAAGACGAAACGATCCCATGGTCTCTAATCTAAGttcaaatatcattattaaaatGCTTCACAGTAGTCAACTCGACCCAGTTGGTTGAACATCATCCATTAACAAGTTTGATATCAGAAAGACCATATCTTTGAAACATATTTAGATCTAAAATACCCCATCTTTTTTTTGGCATTATTTTATATCTGGATAAAGTAAGGAGATGAAACATTAAGTTGGAAAGAGTTGATGATTGATGTGAATGCATCACCCTGTGGATTTGTCTATTTAGTCTTGTTTTTCTCTCTATGAAGTCAGAAACAAACAAGTGATCGATTGGATTAGCCTCTATAAAATGcttgaatatatatttgtatatctgCCTGTACACTAATGCTGCATTTATCTCCCAGTTCCAGATGGTAGCAGCGGAAGCAACCATCCTGAAGCATTTCAGAGGATGATGGAGATGGAACTGAGGGCCCAGTCAAAGCAACATAGCCAAGGGGTGTATGGGGGGCCTGAGCTGGATATGGGTTTCCGATACAGATAGAGGGTAAGCAGATTATATCATAGGCGTCATAGTTGAGTCATGTACATGGGATGTTTTGTGCTACCTGAATCCATTTGTAGCTGCTGAGTGTGTCCAGGTTAGCGTTGTGTTTGTTACCGCTACTTTGGAACCTGAAGAAAACAGTAACGTGGAACTTGTTTTCTGGCAGTCTTTTTTGTGATTTTAGATTGTTGGACTAAAGGTTTCTTCTTGTTAAGGTTCCAGCCTTCGATACCATCAAGAGATTTGGAATGTAGATGCATGAGATTTTATGTTGTAATGCATATTTACTTACAGGTTAGTTTTGTTTGTTGTTTCACCTGTGATTGGTATGGAGTCCCATGACATGTTGGTCTCAACGTCTTAGTTTAATGATTTGTATCGAGCCGTAGACCCATGTATCGAAAGGATTCACATAAATGCATAAAATCAGATCTGATGGCTTGTTGACACGCTCTCAAGGCGATGGAGTCGGGTTTTGTCAGATCAAATGGTTGGTAATTAGAAGGTAATTGATACAAATGAATAATCGAGTATGGCTTTAATAAACGGTTGGTATATAACATTAGAAAGGTTTGGCTAACACGTGTTCCTAAAAAACGGGTAGTTGGATGGAAACCTTCTGTTTCCATGTACCTCTTGGTATCCAAAGTGCCCATCACAAAAAACTGATAGTCTTGATTCATCATTCTCACACATAAATCACAAGGTATAAATGTCCACTAACTTTTGGTAAATTTTGCACTTGTTAAAATGAAATTTCTTGACTCAATTCATAGATCTGGAACTGGTGAGAATCGAGTTTGTTGAGATGATGCTGTGTCCTACATGGCTACATCTATATTAAATTGAATCTAAGAAGTGAACATGTTCAAGCAGAACTTTTGTGAAGTGTATTTTTAGTTCTGTCACGCCTCCTAAAATgtcttaattatatttttacacattgTATAACGTATCTTTCATAGTTACATACTTATATGCATTGATCAAGGAAATAGGAAATAAGACTGTTCACAGGTGAACAAACCTGCCTCACCTCTGTTGAGACATTCTAAAAGTTTGAGCATACTTAAAACGCAGTTTACCCATGTATATAAGGAATGGTCTCAATACAGAGGTCAAACGAGCATCCTGCTTCCAAAAGGTGCCCCACACCCGTCTTCCCCATAAGTGaatgtatatatcaaaatgattAGAAGTGAATAGTTATTTTTTCCTCCTCGAGCAAATTTCAAGCGAGTGTAGTAACTGCTTTGGTTATATACTAACAcgtaacttaataatatttaCTGAGATACGTCTTTGTGTTATAAGAGTGTTAGCAACGTATGGATTATAGGTGAGTGGTTGGTGTGGTGCCACACTCGAACACCTCCGTCAACAAGAAAAAAGGTAAGGTGTGATGTGAGTTTAAGGGATAGTTCCCCGCGTTTGGCATGGTAAGGTTCGAGGTGAATGTGTCCGTTGGCAAGACCCAACCCTCCAACGGCTAACTTTGTTTTAAGAaaatactttctttttttaatttatttttttttataattttttttttttaccattttagACAACTATCAATCTATCATCCCATCTTCTAACCAAAACACTTACATTTCAACATATTccttccaccaaaaaaaaaaaaaattctaaaaatggCTTCCTCAATAGGATCTTCTTCCTCTTTAATGGATTGAGGTGAAGGATGACGCGAAAACACATGCTAATCGACTAAAGTTTACATTCGTTTTTAGACTAGCGAAAACATTCATAATGAGGATGATGCGAAAACACATGCAAATTAGTGTGCtcgtttttaatgttttaagtaTGTTTGCGGAatgccttttttttattatttattttatctttcaatgttttaattaatatctttttatgttttaatgttttaagtgtaatgttttaatgaaataataacttttaaataaaatgaaaattgtagtGATTACATAAGAGACCAGTGACAAAATAGTGGTATTTGGTTTAAGTGATAAGCTAAGGTGACATAAGAGGATTAATTAGGAATGAAGGTGAGAAAAGAATGAGTAGACCGACAATTTAAAGTCTAAGGGGGTACCTGGTTAAGGGTATTGGGGGGTAAGGAATGgtaaaatgaatgaaaaaagGTGCTTAGTTGTGTTAAGCAAAGATAATCAATGTTTAATACTGGGTAATGGGCATTATCCAACAAATTGGGAACTAAAGTAATCAATCCTCCAAAATATTACTCTTCCTCTCTTCTTCTCCTTTCTCTATCAAGGACCATCGGAATTCAACACCGCCATGCTAACATCACCTCCAACAGGAACCACCACCACTGCTCCACCAACCCAACACCACAACTACCGCGGGTGACTATCTCCGACAATCAAATCAACCGCCACCATAACTACCGCAGGCGACCATCTCCGACAATCACATCAACCGCCACCACAACTACCCCAGGTGGCCATCTCCGACAATCACATCAACCGCCACCATACTTCATCGTAAAAAATATAACAGATGGGTTACGGattagtttctttttctttctattatatAAAAGCAAGCAACCAATGAAATGgtttgatgatgacgatgatggcTTGACAGGAGGTTGTCGTGGCGGTTGGAGGTATTTCCGGTGGGTGGTGTGGATAGAGAAATTTCCGGTGGGTGGGTAGTGGTTATTTATGATTGTGGGTTCAAGAGAGAAAGAAATAGATAATATTGTTAATTAGGTGGTTCAGCTCGCCCGATGGGCGGCGGCGATTTCTAAGACGTCTATGATTGTCGtggttatcttttttttttcttaaagacAATAACGCATACCATCATATTTATGTTTACCCCGAAAAATAATGTAggaatttaaaaacataaatgttagaaaagttattaaaaaaacaaaaatttaaaaatatagatctgaaaaagcaaaaatacaaaaatcaaaaaaactatagatttaaaaaatcaaaaatagcaaaatacaaaaaaaagaaaaagtatttggATACTAAAGAAAACAAAgcaaaaagaaatttaaaactttGGACTAAATCAGAAAGAAACATAAATGGAGGGACAAACTGTAAATTCTGAAATTCTAAAAAATATGGCCATAAAgttgaaagaataaaaaaaagggggggacTCAAACCCCAAGCCTCTATTATAAGAGGCATGGTGCATATCACTCCTACAAACTATTTTgcttatattttcatatatacaatatatatcttATCTATTTCTTTGATGCAAAAAGACAAAACAACTCTTGTTCACATTCTATTCTCATATTAAAGTAagtaatatatatcatatgattGTAGTGGTATTGTGGTATATATAATATGACTATGGCTAGAGAAACACAGATAATACTATGGCCAGAGAAAAAGTCGATGGGGATGTTTATGTTATATGGAAGAGAGAGATTGTGGGTTGAATATATATGATTTCCTTATAAGTATGTAATCAActatgacaaaataattatataatgtgTCGCCATACTCGAACGTTCAATCAATGTAAAGAACTATAAATTTTGCTCAATACATGTAAAATTTGTAAGATATTTAAAAACCTTACATTGTTTGAacaatataaacatattaatcCTTACTTCGGTTGGCTCAAATAAAAATGCCTTTACATTGATTGCACAAAGTTTATAAGTACTTGTACCGATTTAACGAATAAATCCCTACATTACACAACCAATTTGACACAGCTTATGATGTCATTATCGCACAAACATATGTAGTGGTCATTTGCACTATGATTGGCAGAAAGACCAAATTCACTCTTTTGGTATATTACGCATAGTCCATATTCACATCCTAAAAGATGTTTCGCAGGACAAGGCAATTTTATGTAGTATGGCCCCAAAAACTACATGTACAGAACTCACTTGGCTGTCTTTTGCAGATTCGCAATTAGGCAATTATGATTCTCAAAACGGAAAAGAGAGTAAAGACGGGAAAGGATTTTGTTTGTACAAGAATATTGTGTGGGTAAGACCGAAAGTTGTAAGGATCAGCATAGTCATGACAGGCCATTTGCAATGTATTTTTGAAAAGACAGATTCCTAATTATGATTCTCAAATCAGAAAAGAGAAAGCAAAGGGAGGAAAGGTTTTTGCTTGTACAAAAAGAACATACGGGTAAGACCTAACGTTTTTAAGGATCAGCATAATCATGACAGACAATTTGCAATGTATTTTTGAACTCCGATCATGTTTACTTGGTCTAATATCAAAAAAAGCACCAATCTACGGAAATTTAAAGATGAAGTAACCTTAACTGTTGCATCTAATGAAATTTGTCATATGCTACCATCTTGTTTTAAAGATGCTATATAAGAACATTTAGCAACGGGTCCATCGTTCAATTCAGTCTCTGCTGGGTAATGCTTCCACCAGATAACGACATTCACATGAAAAACATGATCGACATTCATAAACAAAGACTGCACAAAAAGCCGGTCACAAAAAGTCAAACAAACTAACCAATTCGTTCATACCATGATACACAGACTACCTTTATTTCAAAGGCAAAACACACCATTTCAAAATAACTGTCATCAAACCATAAAAAACATATGATGACAAATCTGCACGTATTTTGAACTAAAAGAAGGAAACTTATATACGAAGTTTTTTCCATTCCCGTAGTCATATGTACCAGAAGCAAGTCAACAAAATACCTACGCACACCTGCAAAACATCTTGTAACTGGAAGGTTGAGCTTTTGTACACCCTACCTGCTGTTCAAAAAACGATGGATACGACCTTCGAAAGCTCTATGAAGACAGAATTGCGTCCCCGGGCAGTGCGTCGAGACCACCAAATGAGCTATTTGATGCAACTTTCCCAGTACCCGGATCATATGAAGAAATTATCTCTTCTGTATACCATCAATAAGAAAAATAAGCTGCAACTTCGTTCATTAAAGCagcaaactaaaaaaaaatatgcatcGTTTGACTCGGAACAATGCCAAGTAATATGGCTGGCTTATCATTGTTGGCCTAAATCAATGACACAAAATCATTTGTGACATCTTAAACCAAAACATAAATGGTTGGTCACCGTTTTGTTATCTTCAAGTACCAAGAAAATGTGGCAATTTCTATGCATATATTTAGTCAGATAGATCAGAATAAGTTATCAGAAGATATACAATCAAATAAAGAAATGGAGGGGTACACTGGAAGCGTACTTGCATAGTCCTCAAACTGGGGGCTTTTCAAATTAGCACAGAGATTTCTCATCAACAAAACCACCTGAACAAAAACAAATCAACTCTCAAACAACAGTTTTAATATACTTAAAGATAAATTGAACACATACAAATACTTAAAGTCTTCAAGAGGTATCCACCTCTACTACCAGTAGCACTTAGGATACTAGATTGATAGATATATCTAGATATACTTCAAGTGCTATCCACCTCTACTACTGTAGGTGTTTAGGATATTGGATTGATATAGATAAAAACATAAGTATCTATCATACGAATATCCTAAAGAAGACTAGTAGTAGAGGTGGAAATTTTGACCCATATAACCAAACACTAATCAATTTCGATTACATATTATCAATTTATCTTTAACACGTCAAAGAGTTAACGCTAAAGTTAAACCAAGGATAAATGGGCCAAGCTTCAccgaaaagaaaagaaggaacAGGCCAAAATGGGATGCCATTCGAATTGTATTCAAACGTATAAACCTTCTAAATCAGTTTATGTGACACGGTAGTAACCCagtttttgtaatcatttaataCATACATGAAAGTGTTTGGTGGTCGGCCCAACCCATTCTGACCCAAACCCAGGTTTGACCTTTATCCAACTGCTCATTTTGCCGCTTCTAGTTGTCAACATAATGCCTTGTAGTAGCACCTAGGTAAAAACTGGTTAATAGTAGCAAACAATCATACCGTCTCAACATCCACTGGATCCATCATCTTCAACTTCTGCATGTGATTGCTTTCATTAGGGTCAAAGATCCCACCAATGAATCTGTAGACTTTTGGGAAGTCCGGTATGACTGCACgaaataaaataagatatgaCAGTGCAAAGAGTATATAGTTTCAAAAGACAGTAACTTGCATCTCTGACACTAGTAAAACTCGACCTACCATCAACTAAAAATATCTTGAATTACCTAATAATGAATGATGTTTAGCTAATTACTAACCTCTCCCAAACATCCTCTGCTTTACTTCATTTTTGTCATTTGTTTCACCAGACGGCCATATCCCTGTACCACTATCAATGCTGCTACTGATGACATCATCTGCAATGCCGAAACAGGAAAATGTTAAGTGTGGAAAATCGCTTTGAATGAAGAACATAAACTAGAAAAGGGGGTCAGACCTTGTGTTGGCCATAGAGATGCATCTTTCATGATGATGTCTTCATTCTTTATTATATCAGCAGCTGGGTGTTGGGTTCCTCCTACTTTACATACATCTAAGTACCAAAAAGTACATTATGtcatttagattttatttaaacttGTTCAGGGAGATACGAATCTTAAATAATCAGTGACAGTAACCTTGTTTTGGGGCCTTGAGAGGGTACGGATGAGCTGCTTTCTTCTTCGGGCGAGGGGGTGGGACGTGTTCATTTGCCCCATTCTTTTGGACTTTCAGAAAGTACTTCTGGGCATGGCTGCGTATCTACAAGGAATCGACAATTGTCACTCTGTTAAAGCTAAATAACGttatcatttaggtagaaactgggagcagcctctctacttaggtagaggtaaggtctgcctacatcttaacctcccccatacaccgtcgaggtattggggctcaaaacccgcggaaggcggcaatAAGGTTTTACTCAAAGAACCTACACCACTGATTACCTGTATAGCAGTCTTGGAAGCAACAAAAGCTTCGATTTTCTTCCAATCACGATCAAAGCtggaaatgccataaacaagaATATCAGTCGGAATGTCATCAGACAAGATATGGTTACcataaatattactcgtattaattattttcatttcaACTAACTTCCTTCTACTGTAGCAACATTTTTCGTTAGGTTGTTAACGCTTTTAACAACTTCTTTGTTTGATAATTAAAAACTCtcccttatttttttaaaaaaatggcaatgttttaatctaaaactaattaacTAAACGGCTCGAGCTTCAAATATAGATCCTAATAAGTCTCACaagcaaaaaaaatattagttgGCAAAACCTTAAgctaaataatcatatatatatatatatatatatataggggaagagAGGGAATATACAGGTGAAGGGCTTCAAGAAATTTGTCGTGTTCAACATCAGTCCAATTCTGTCTGGATTTAGTAATTGTATAAGGCTTCCGTATCTTCCCCTTATTACTACTGTAATAAttgctttcttcttcttcttctaacaccgaattattattattaccgcCGGTAATTGGATAATTACTTTCTTTACTTACCGGCGCCGGCAGCACGGAATCAAAACCCATACACAAGATTATCACACCCTGTAACAAcaaattatttgatttttttttttttttttgtgtggatggagatatattgtataaaaaggATTTAATTCGGGGTTTTTTTTGTGTAAGTAAGATAAGATTTCTGGTTAATTTGAGAAAATTCTTAAGATTTGAAAGTAAGTTTGGCTGAagggattttatttttttattttattttatataggaAATGAGGAATGGGTGGCCGGACACGTGTATCGTAAGTCACCAATTCACTACTGACtcgacataaaaaaaaaaaagattattctATAATGGGTAAAATTaatgaatattttttaaaataaaatatcagtTTTCTATATACAACTTAACTATATTTTTTGGCGACAAAATAGTGAATACTTCAAGTTCTGGAAATTaacttttgacttttaattattttaagacAGATTTAATTATGTACGTTTTTGACTATATAACTTGACAACACTTTATATtatatcatcatatcatataatataataattgtgattattatatatctttgatTTACTCTGAGGCAAAGGCACGggttataaaagtataaaacctaattaaaatcaacaatcTAACAATTTAGTtagaaactttttttataacaaaattaaacacgTAACATACACTTTTGGCCATCAAAATTATCTCAAATGAAGGGGTGTTTGGTAAAGAGAATATATAAAGATGAGAAATGGAAACGAGTAAATTCGATCTCTTGTTTGGTATGTTTGAGTTATATAACAAGAGGAATATATGCTTCCATTTGATGTTTCTGATTCGTGACTAATATATGTTTGTTGCTATACGTATTCGCGTTGTGTACCTCCTAGAGTCCAAGTTTGATGATATTTTTGTTTGATTAGTTTCCGACTTTCCGGTTAacattttatttgatatatttttacaagttacaaatatatatgatgaagggcccatttattttttttcgtcGTTAAGTGTTGAGTGTATTAAGTGGCCGAATACATTAAGAATGTCTGTgtgtattaaatttttaattattaacttcattaagtaaaaaaaagatAAGGTCGAAGTCACGATTTTCCCAACAAAGGAATTGAggaatgattttgaaaattgaagttATACATAAGCATTTAAATGGACTGATCATTGAAGTTACATGGTGTGCGAATGTGCGATAATGAAAGTTCAAAACCTTCTAAACAAGAACTTCCGGTTTAAACGATACAATCGTGATCATGGAGATAACAAATAAGTATAGGAGAAAAGAAGACCATGGAAGCCCAAATATGTATTGGGCCAGGCCTTTTATGCACATTCAGTCATTCACACATGTCATTATGTCAATATGTCATgtctaaaattttttattacGTCAAAATATTTGA
The sequence above is drawn from the Erigeron canadensis isolate Cc75 chromosome 4, C_canadensis_v1, whole genome shotgun sequence genome and encodes:
- the LOC122596393 gene encoding protein REVEILLE 6; this translates as MGFDSVLPAPVSKESNYPITGGNNNNSVLEEEEESNYYSSNKGKIRKPYTITKSRQNWTDVEHDKFLEALHLFDRDWKKIEAFVASKTAIQIRSHAQKYFLKVQKNGANEHVPPPRPKKKAAHPYPLKAPKQDVCKVGGTQHPAADIIKNEDIIMKDASLWPTQDDVISSSIDSGTGIWPSGETNDKNEVKQRMFGRVIPDFPKVYRFIGGIFDPNESNHMQKLKMMDPVDVETVVLLMRNLCANLKSPQFEDYAKEIISSYDPGTGKVASNSSFGGLDALPGDAILSS